The Pedobacter roseus genome contains a region encoding:
- a CDS encoding FAD binding domain-containing protein, with protein sequence MINFQYLRTTSAKSAIALLLKDKNAKFLAGGTNLIDLMKRGVTAPEKLIDINHVPLKQIEQIGNKIHIGALATNTAVADHALIKEKLPLLSWALQAGASAQLRNVATVGGNMMQRTRCGYFYDTEMPCNKRQPGTGCGAMEGFNRMHAIFGTSEKCIAVHPSDMCVALTALDAEVVLANGKGERKIAFKDFHRLAGDTPQLDNNLKADEMIIRVEIPVNNLAKNYHYLKVRDRASYAFALVSVAAAFELNNNKITDIRLAMGGVAHKPWRLTASENFLKGKEATLSNFEKAAGLAMTGAKGFGENNFKLKLAPNTIIEALNLAKSKA encoded by the coding sequence ATGATCAATTTTCAATATTTAAGAACGACTTCAGCTAAATCAGCCATTGCTTTATTGTTAAAGGATAAGAATGCCAAATTTTTGGCTGGTGGTACCAACCTGATCGACCTGATGAAAAGAGGGGTTACCGCACCCGAAAAGCTCATTGATATCAACCACGTTCCGTTAAAACAGATCGAACAGATTGGAAATAAAATCCACATTGGCGCTTTGGCTACCAATACGGCTGTTGCAGATCATGCTTTGATAAAAGAGAAGCTGCCATTGCTTTCTTGGGCTTTACAGGCCGGTGCTTCAGCGCAACTACGCAATGTGGCTACTGTGGGAGGGAACATGATGCAGCGTACCCGTTGCGGTTATTTTTATGATACCGAAATGCCCTGCAATAAACGCCAGCCCGGTACAGGATGTGGTGCTATGGAAGGTTTTAACCGCATGCACGCCATCTTTGGAACTTCCGAAAAGTGCATTGCTGTTCATCCAAGCGATATGTGTGTCGCTTTAACTGCTTTAGATGCTGAAGTGGTACTGGCCAATGGTAAAGGTGAACGTAAGATAGCTTTTAAAGATTTTCACCGCCTGGCGGGAGATACGCCACAGTTGGATAATAACTTAAAAGCAGATGAAATGATTATCCGTGTAGAAATACCGGTAAATAATCTTGCTAAAAACTACCATTATTTAAAAGTACGCGACCGTGCTTCTTATGCTTTCGCCCTCGTTTCGGTAGCAGCGGCATTTGAACTGAACAATAATAAAATTACTGATATCCGTTTGGCTATGGGCGGTGTTGCACACAAACCCTGGCGTTTAACGGCATCCGAAAATTTCCTGAAAGGAAAAGAAGCTACTTTATCGAATTTTGAAAAGGCAGCAGGATTGGCCATGACGGGTGCTAAAGGTTTTGGCGAGAATAATTTTAAGCTGAAACTGGCTCCAAATACAATTATCGAAGCGTTGAATCTTGCAAAATCTAAAGCTTAG
- a CDS encoding SDR family NAD(P)-dependent oxidoreductase → MKKVWFITGASKGLGLSLVNQLLKAGQSVAATSRNIDELKKAVNADTGKFLPLAVNLADEQSVEDAINATIAKFERIDVVINNAGYGIGGSIEELTDAETRNSFDVNVFGTLNVIRKASPYLRAQHSGHIINIASIAGIAGATGWAIYAATKSAVIALSEVSAEDLKEFGVKVTVVAPGAFRTSFLTTDSLILAANPLAEYEEVRAIHTKYLKMDGQQAGDPEKAAAAMISLASMPNPPVHLLLGNDAFQRANGKIEALTKEFKDWKAITISTDFDN, encoded by the coding sequence ATGAAAAAAGTTTGGTTTATTACCGGAGCTTCAAAAGGCTTAGGATTAAGTTTAGTAAATCAATTATTGAAAGCTGGCCAATCTGTTGCGGCTACTTCAAGAAATATTGATGAGCTTAAAAAAGCTGTAAATGCAGATACGGGAAAATTCCTCCCACTGGCTGTTAACCTGGCCGACGAACAAAGTGTGGAGGACGCAATAAATGCGACCATTGCAAAATTCGAAAGGATTGATGTGGTGATCAATAATGCTGGCTATGGCATCGGAGGCAGCATTGAAGAATTAACTGATGCCGAAACACGCAATAGTTTTGATGTTAATGTTTTCGGAACGTTAAATGTAATCAGAAAAGCTTCACCTTATTTAAGGGCACAACACTCGGGGCATATCATCAACATTGCATCAATTGCAGGTATTGCAGGCGCAACTGGCTGGGCAATATACGCTGCAACAAAATCGGCGGTTATTGCATTATCGGAAGTATCGGCCGAAGACCTTAAAGAATTTGGTGTAAAAGTAACTGTGGTTGCACCCGGAGCTTTCAGAACGAGTTTCTTAACTACCGATTCGTTGATTTTGGCTGCTAATCCACTTGCTGAATATGAAGAGGTAAGGGCAATACACACCAAATATTTAAAAATGGATGGCCAACAGGCTGGAGATCCGGAAAAAGCCGCTGCTGCCATGATTTCGCTGGCCAGTATGCCTAATCCACCGGTACATTTACTATTAGGAAATGATGCTTTTCAAAGGGCAAACGGTAAGATTGAGGCTTTAACAAAAGAGTTTAAAGACTGGAAAGCCATCACGATTTCGACAGATTTCGA
- the fabF gene encoding beta-ketoacyl-ACP synthase II translates to MKRVVVTGLGAITPLGNTVEQFWQQILAGKSGIGPITKFDSSKFKTQFAGEVKGFNPEEYLEKKEIKKYDLFTQYAIGSSDQAIKDAGLDFSTMNDDQLAEVGVIWATGNGGIGTFESQLEEFHAGDGTPRFNPYFIPKMIVDIAAGAISIRHKLRGPNYCTVSACASSNTAIINAFDTIRLGKASVMIAGGSEAALTKSSVGGFNAAQALSKNNEDPQGASKPFDKDRDGFVMSEGAGALVLEELEHALQRGAHIYAEIVGGGMAADAYHLTGTPPDGIGAALGMKNALKDANITADKIDYINAHATSTGLGDLSELNGINTVFNGLPVVIGATKSMTGHLLGAAGAVESLISILSIRDNIIPPTINTKNLDENIPKGLNIVLGEPIKREINYVLNNTFGFGGHTASTIFKKYEDSSSRL, encoded by the coding sequence ATGAAAAGAGTAGTAGTAACAGGTTTAGGTGCGATAACCCCGCTTGGCAATACTGTTGAACAATTTTGGCAACAAATATTAGCTGGAAAAAGTGGCATTGGCCCAATTACAAAATTTGATTCGAGTAAATTTAAAACACAATTCGCAGGTGAAGTAAAGGGTTTTAATCCTGAAGAATACCTGGAGAAAAAAGAGATTAAAAAGTACGATCTTTTTACGCAATATGCCATCGGCTCGAGTGATCAGGCGATAAAAGATGCCGGATTGGATTTCAGTACCATGAACGATGATCAACTGGCCGAAGTTGGGGTAATCTGGGCAACCGGAAATGGTGGTATTGGTACTTTTGAATCACAGTTGGAAGAATTTCATGCCGGAGACGGAACACCAAGATTCAATCCTTATTTCATTCCGAAAATGATTGTGGATATCGCTGCCGGAGCGATTTCTATCCGTCATAAATTACGCGGACCAAATTATTGCACGGTTTCGGCCTGTGCATCGTCCAATACCGCAATTATTAATGCATTTGACACCATCCGTTTAGGAAAGGCAAGTGTGATGATTGCAGGTGGTTCGGAAGCTGCTTTGACCAAATCATCAGTTGGTGGCTTTAATGCAGCCCAGGCTTTATCTAAAAACAACGAAGATCCTCAGGGTGCTTCTAAACCTTTCGATAAAGATAGGGATGGTTTTGTGATGAGTGAAGGTGCCGGTGCTTTGGTTTTAGAAGAACTGGAACATGCTTTGCAACGTGGTGCCCATATTTATGCTGAAATTGTTGGCGGTGGAATGGCTGCTGATGCCTATCACTTAACAGGAACACCTCCGGATGGGATTGGTGCTGCTCTAGGGATGAAAAATGCATTAAAAGATGCCAATATTACTGCTGATAAAATCGATTATATAAATGCGCATGCTACTTCAACCGGTCTGGGAGATTTAAGTGAATTAAATGGTATTAATACGGTTTTTAATGGTTTACCTGTGGTAATAGGTGCCACAAAATCAATGACAGGTCATTTGTTGGGTGCTGCCGGTGCTGTGGAGAGTTTGATCAGTATTCTTTCAATAAGGGATAATATAATTCCGCCTACCATTAATACTAAAAACCTGGACGAAAACATTCCGAAAGGCTTGAATATTGTATTGGGCGAGCCAATTAAAAGGGAAATCAATTATGTATTAAACAACACTTTTGGTTTCGGTGGACATACGGCGAGTACGATTTTTAAAAAGTATGAAGACTCGTCATCTCGACTGTAG
- a CDS encoding PaaI family thioesterase — protein MERSRTITWDDPMKGAKEAMQMDGIAYLKAMSDNKFPLPPLLHTLDFSVSIIEAGNVVFEFTPQEFHYNPIGTVHGGVITAILDSAMGCSVHSLLPAGKGYTTLELKVNFLKAITIKTGKLKTIAKVINLGGRTALVEAQLVDENNTVYAHAVSTCLILKF, from the coding sequence ATGGAAAGAAGCAGAACAATAACCTGGGATGACCCGATGAAAGGCGCAAAAGAAGCCATGCAAATGGATGGAATTGCTTATTTAAAAGCCATGAGTGATAACAAATTTCCTTTGCCACCACTTTTACATACGCTGGATTTCAGCGTTAGTATAATTGAAGCCGGAAACGTAGTTTTTGAATTTACACCACAGGAATTTCATTACAACCCGATCGGTACCGTGCACGGAGGAGTAATTACAGCCATTTTAGATTCGGCGATGGGCTGTTCTGTACACTCGCTTTTACCTGCCGGGAAAGGTTATACCACTTTGGAACTTAAGGTGAATTTCCTGAAAGCCATCACCATTAAAACCGGAAAATTAAAAACCATTGCTAAAGTAATCAATCTGGGCGGTCGGACTGCCTTGGTAGAAGCACAATTGGTTGATGAAAATAATACTGTTTACGCTCATGCAGTGAGCACTTGTTTAATCTTAAAATTTTAA
- a CDS encoding (2Fe-2S)-binding protein: protein MKPSDQKPNKGDSRRDFLKKSSVITAIALTPGIAVKAAESNTDERFAELFEKIPLNLTVNNKAYKASVEPRVTLLDYLREELHLTGTKKGCDHGQCGACTVHVDGQRVNSCLSLAVMNEGKKITTIEGLANGDSLHPMQAAFIKHDGFQCGYCTSGQIMSAVACIREGHTSSRAEISEYMSGNICRCGAYPNIVDAIVDVKEGGATV, encoded by the coding sequence ATGAAACCTTCTGATCAAAAACCAAATAAGGGCGACAGCAGGCGCGATTTTCTTAAAAAAAGTTCCGTAATTACCGCCATTGCCTTAACGCCGGGAATCGCAGTTAAAGCAGCTGAAAGTAATACAGATGAACGTTTTGCCGAGCTATTCGAGAAAATCCCATTAAATCTGACCGTAAATAATAAAGCATACAAAGCATCAGTTGAGCCAAGGGTAACCCTTTTGGATTACCTGCGCGAAGAACTACATTTAACCGGAACCAAAAAAGGCTGCGACCATGGTCAGTGTGGTGCCTGCACTGTGCATGTAGATGGACAGCGGGTAAATTCCTGTTTAAGTTTAGCGGTGATGAATGAAGGAAAGAAAATTACCACGATAGAAGGCTTGGCAAATGGGGATTCGCTACACCCGATGCAGGCAGCTTTCATTAAACATGATGGTTTTCAATGTGGTTACTGTACATCCGGGCAGATCATGTCGGCAGTGGCTTGTATCCGCGAAGGACATACCAGTTCGAGGGCAGAAATAAGTGAATATATGAGCGGCAACATCTGCAGGTGCGGGGCTTACCCAAATATTGTTGATGCGATTGTTGATGTGAAGGAAGGAGGTGCAACGGTATGA
- a CDS encoding SDR family oxidoreductase, with protein sequence MKTSQNTVLLIGGTAGIGLEIAKQLTALDNHVIITGRNQERLDTAAASLQNVTTILSDVSKAGDVDQLVERIKVDFPQLDIIINNAGRAILYNLADQGQDAFANAEDEMLTNYLSIIRINQKLLPVLLAQESSAIVNVSSIVAYVPGITLPTYAASKAALHSYSTSLRLSLEETSVKVFELMPPLVDTEFSKEIGGHNGIKPSVVADDLLAALANDEYEIRVGDTAKIYELFRQSPVDALNVMNASRKANIDSVQH encoded by the coding sequence ATGAAAACTTCACAAAATACTGTTTTATTGATCGGCGGAACTGCCGGTATCGGTTTAGAAATCGCAAAACAATTAACTGCTTTAGATAATCATGTGATTATTACCGGCAGAAACCAGGAAAGACTGGATACAGCTGCAGCATCACTACAAAATGTAACCACCATTCTGTCTGACGTGAGTAAAGCCGGAGATGTAGATCAATTGGTAGAAAGGATTAAAGTAGATTTTCCTCAGTTAGATATCATAATCAACAATGCTGGTAGGGCAATTCTTTATAATTTAGCAGACCAAGGTCAGGATGCTTTTGCAAATGCAGAAGATGAAATGCTGACCAATTACCTGTCAATCATCAGGATCAACCAAAAATTATTGCCTGTTTTATTAGCGCAAGAATCATCTGCTATTGTAAATGTATCTTCAATTGTGGCTTACGTTCCTGGTATTACATTACCAACTTATGCAGCCAGTAAAGCAGCACTTCATTCGTACAGCACTTCTTTAAGGTTAAGTTTGGAAGAAACATCGGTAAAAGTTTTCGAGTTGATGCCTCCATTGGTGGATACCGAATTTTCGAAAGAAATTGGTGGACATAACGGCATCAAACCATCTGTGGTAGCCGACGATTTATTGGCTGCCTTGGCAAATGATGAATACGAGATCAGGGTGGGTGATACCGCTAAGATTTACGAACTCTTCAGACAATCGCCAGTAGATGCTTTGAATGTAATGAATGCCAGCAGAAAGGCCAATATTGATTCGGTTCAACATTAA
- a CDS encoding helix-turn-helix domain-containing protein: MNKPESIEDFYQNKFSFMPDNLKNGVGHFNVFKLEDCLRDDSKPMSYNRRDYYKICLTRGHNVYHYADKSIEIDGTALIFFNPLVPYTWELASGKQSDVTGYFCIFTEAFFTEKIRGNIGDLPMFTPGGKPAYILNEQQDKQIEAIFAKMVEEINTDYIYKYDLLRNYITEITHFALKTQPSESLFKHTDANTRITSVFTELLERQFPIETTTQRLTMRSAKDYAAQLSVHVNHLNRAIKETTGKTTTNYITERLLSEAKALLKHTDWNISEIGYCLGFEEPTHFNNFFKKLTNHTPTSYRIV, translated from the coding sequence ATGAACAAACCAGAAAGCATAGAAGACTTTTATCAGAACAAATTTAGTTTCATGCCGGATAATCTAAAGAATGGCGTTGGGCATTTTAACGTTTTTAAACTGGAAGATTGTTTAAGGGACGACTCAAAACCGATGAGTTACAACCGAAGGGATTATTATAAGATCTGCCTTACCCGTGGTCATAATGTATACCATTACGCCGATAAAAGTATCGAGATAGATGGAACAGCGCTGATTTTTTTCAATCCCCTGGTTCCTTATACCTGGGAACTGGCCAGTGGAAAACAAAGTGATGTAACCGGTTATTTCTGCATTTTTACTGAAGCTTTTTTTACGGAAAAGATCCGTGGAAACATCGGCGATTTACCCATGTTTACTCCTGGCGGAAAACCTGCATATATATTAAACGAACAACAGGACAAACAGATAGAGGCTATTTTCGCCAAAATGGTTGAAGAGATTAATACAGATTATATCTACAAGTATGACCTGCTTCGGAATTACATTACCGAGATTACCCACTTTGCCTTAAAAACACAACCATCAGAAAGTTTATTCAAACATACTGACGCCAATACCAGAATTACTTCCGTTTTTACAGAACTGCTGGAACGCCAGTTCCCCATTGAAACTACTACGCAAAGGCTTACCATGCGTTCGGCTAAAGATTATGCCGCGCAACTTTCGGTACATGTAAACCATTTAAACAGGGCCATTAAAGAAACTACCGGTAAAACCACCACAAACTATATTACAGAACGTTTATTGAGCGAAGCAAAGGCTTTATTAAAACATACGGACTGGAACATATCGGAAATAGGCTATTGCCTGGGCTTTGAAGAACCAACACATTTTAATAACTTTTTTAAAAAACTGACCAACCATACCCCTACTTCCTATCGAATTGTTTGA
- a CDS encoding TetR/AcrR family transcriptional regulator, translating to MTKAEKTRNFIVEKTAPIFNMKGYAGTSLNDITAATGLTKGSIYGNFANKDEVALAAFDYNLNNVSSRIEAEMNRQASIKDKLLVYIDIYQKFIDGSVSEGGCPVLNTAIDADDTHPKLRGRVLKAVLDWKNKIAKLVEAGIANKEINVNHNPEQIALTIIAMVEGGIMISKLTSKTEYWNLIMGSLKKYVDSLG from the coding sequence ATGACCAAAGCAGAAAAAACGAGAAATTTCATTGTAGAGAAAACCGCGCCAATTTTTAATATGAAAGGTTATGCAGGTACTTCTTTAAATGACATTACGGCTGCTACAGGTTTAACCAAGGGTAGTATTTATGGCAACTTCGCCAATAAGGATGAAGTAGCACTGGCAGCTTTTGATTATAACCTGAATAATGTATCAAGCAGGATAGAGGCTGAAATGAACCGGCAGGCCAGTATAAAAGATAAGCTTTTGGTGTACATCGATATTTATCAGAAATTTATTGATGGTTCGGTGTCAGAAGGTGGCTGCCCGGTTTTAAATACTGCAATTGATGCCGATGATACCCATCCCAAATTGCGGGGAAGAGTGTTAAAAGCTGTTTTAGACTGGAAAAATAAAATCGCTAAACTGGTTGAAGCCGGGATTGCCAATAAAGAAATCAATGTAAATCATAATCCCGAACAAATTGCCTTAACCATTATTGCCATGGTAGAAGGAGGCATCATGATTTCCAAACTAACATCAAAAACCGAATACTGGAACCTGATTATGGGCTCCTTAAAAAAATATGTAGATAGCCTCGGCTAA
- a CDS encoding YceH family protein, producing the protein MDNVKPLPDLSAEEQRILGALIEKSRTTPDYYPMTLNSLTAACNQKSSRNPVVNYDEETVTLTLNQLKIKGLISTATGGSSRATKYKHNLAIVYPLLPSELAIICLLLLRGPLTPGEINSNSGRLYEFESIEEVLEQLQKLSDDEPAFVKQLPKKPGQKEARFIHLLGEQAETTNEPETETIAAPTFDTTELENRIEKLELEVEELKELVNLLMDK; encoded by the coding sequence ATGGACAACGTAAAACCACTTCCCGATTTATCTGCAGAAGAACAACGCATTTTAGGTGCATTGATCGAAAAAAGCCGCACCACGCCCGATTATTATCCCATGACTTTGAACAGTTTAACAGCTGCCTGTAATCAAAAAAGTTCAAGAAATCCTGTGGTAAATTACGATGAGGAAACAGTTACCCTTACGTTAAACCAACTTAAAATAAAAGGCCTGATCTCGACCGCCACAGGAGGATCGAGCCGCGCTACAAAATATAAACATAATCTGGCGATAGTTTATCCCCTATTGCCTTCGGAACTGGCCATTATCTGCCTGTTACTTTTACGCGGACCGTTAACACCAGGCGAAATCAATAGTAACTCAGGTAGATTATATGAATTTGAGAGCATAGAAGAGGTTTTAGAACAACTTCAAAAATTATCAGATGATGAACCTGCATTTGTAAAACAACTGCCTAAAAAACCGGGACAGAAAGAAGCACGTTTCATTCACCTGTTAGGAGAACAAGCTGAAACCACTAACGAACCAGAAACCGAAACAATTGCAGCACCAACTTTTGATACCACTGAATTGGAAAACCGCATCGAAAAACTGGAATTGGAGGTAGAGGAGTTAAAAGAACTGGTTAATTTGTTGATGGATAAGTAA